A window of Choristoneura fumiferana chromosome 8, NRCan_CFum_1, whole genome shotgun sequence contains these coding sequences:
- the LOC141429992 gene encoding transmembrane protein 223 — MSLLSYASIILRRSAVYRNIAPCRNCIKVKAPFSSKTLHNVNTNVTKDVILYKYENPKYFRYMNAFAVVQYMFWMYLGTFAFTALKDAPVDQSKITDDTPWYRKINLGENKYRNTLGGVAVLVGTGSLAMIWMYTLKSVRFLILHKGGKHLSFVTYTPLGHNRILKVPLENVCCKENRKSARVQLPLKVKNTWMHYMLDMKGEFKNPTLFDVTAGLARKW, encoded by the exons atgtCATTGTTATCTTACGCCTCTATAATATTAAGAAGAAGTGCCGTTTACCGAAACATAGCACCATGTAGAAATTGTATTAAAGTCAAGGCACCATTTAGTTCTAAAACTCTTCACAATGTCAACACCAATGTTACGAAAGacgttattttatataaatacgaGAATCCGAAGTATTTTAGATACATGAATGCGTTTGCAGTGGTTCAGTACATGTTTTGGATGTATTTAGGAACGTTTGCGTTCACCGCTTTGAAGGACGCACCTGTCGATCAATCCAAGATAACTGACGACACCCCATGGTACCGAAAAATTAATCTAGGGGAGAATAAATACAGGAACACCCTGGGAGGCGTAGCAGTTCTAGTCG GAACAGGCTCCCTGGCAATGATATGGATGTACACATTGAAGTCTGTCAGATTTCTGATCCTACACAAAGGGGGGAAACACCTGTCGTTTGTAACATACACTCCCTTGGGCCACAACCGCATCCTGAAGGTGCCATTAGAAAATGTCTGCTGTAAGGAAAACCGAAAGAGTGCAAGGGTACAGCTTCCATTGAAAGTCAAGAACACATGGATGCATTACATGCTGGACATGAAAGGCGAATTCAAGAATCCAACGTTGTTTGATGTCACTGCTGGTTTGGCGAGGAAATGGTAG